The proteins below come from a single Staphylococcus sp. MI 10-1553 genomic window:
- a CDS encoding lactate/malate family dehydrogenase produces MVNKVALIGLGRVGSQILTDIQYAGLFQEIVLIDTDLDRVEGEALDHMHFQGLSGTHHTRIKVGTYDMLADVDLIIISASIPSNADMADRTKLTAHNTKIIQEIMSQITTVTTSPHIMMISNPVDTMTYIAETQFNYPHHKIMGTGTMLESTRFRTLIADHYHVDPKSVEAFVIGEHGKTTVPVWSRVRIAGMPLEEYEQLSVVTPISKQGIRDQIDKVSFDVMRKKGWTNSAISRVAVDLAEAIFYDENRILPISTVHQNVYDYTNVAFSLPTRVNLEGHHEVFPIQLDKEEKSALDHSVAYIQQAIATAESVK; encoded by the coding sequence ATGGTCAATAAAGTAGCACTCATCGGTTTAGGACGCGTAGGTAGCCAGATTTTAACTGATATTCAGTATGCAGGCCTGTTTCAAGAAATCGTTTTAATAGATACAGATCTTGACCGTGTGGAAGGTGAAGCACTCGATCATATGCATTTTCAAGGATTAAGCGGGACACATCATACACGCATTAAAGTGGGTACATACGATATGTTAGCAGATGTTGATTTAATTATTATTTCTGCTAGCATTCCTTCCAACGCAGATATGGCGGATCGTACGAAACTGACAGCACACAATACTAAAATCATTCAAGAGATAATGTCGCAGATTACTACCGTGACGACATCTCCGCATATTATGATGATTTCAAACCCAGTGGATACGATGACTTATATTGCTGAAACACAATTCAACTATCCACATCACAAAATCATGGGGACAGGTACGATGTTAGAGTCGACACGTTTTCGTACTTTAATTGCCGATCATTATCACGTTGATCCAAAAAGTGTCGAGGCGTTTGTGATTGGCGAGCACGGTAAGACGACTGTTCCTGTATGGAGTCGTGTCCGTATTGCCGGTATGCCATTAGAAGAGTATGAACAACTGAGCGTCGTGACACCGATTTCTAAACAAGGTATTCGTGATCAAATCGATAAAGTTTCTTTTGATGTGATGCGTAAAAAAGGTTGGACGAATTCAGCCATTTCACGCGTTGCTGTCGATTTAGCAGAAGCTATTTTTTATGATGAAAATCGCATTTTACCGATTTCAACTGTTCATCAAAATGTATATGATTATACGAATGTGGCCTTCAGCTTGCCGACACGTGTGAATCTTGAAGGCCATCACGAAGTCTTTCCTATTCAGTTAGATAAGGAAGAAAAATCAGCACTCGATCATTCTGTGGCTTATATTCAACAAGCGATCGCAACAGCCGAATCTGTGAAGTAG
- a CDS encoding M42 family metallopeptidase, with the protein MKDTKALLQQLTNLNGIAGHEYNVKKVMNDLLEPNSDEMIYDNLGGVFGKKHSKTGQRTIMIAGHLDEIGFMITKIDDNGFIRFTQVGSWWNQVMLSQKVTITTDEGRQIRGIIGSKPPHVLTPKERKRPVEMKNMFIDVGAKDKAEVEAAGIEIGNMITPYSEFETLLNEDYMTAKAFDNRFGCAVAVDVMDELKGEDIDVNLVAGANVQEEVGLRGSKVAAHKVKPDLAIAVDVGVAYDTPGLESNGDTKVGNGPIVLNLDATNIGHVGLIRHVKKVAKANGIDLQWDSIPGGGTDAGSFHTALDGIPSIALSLPLRYMHSNVSILSRKDYQAVVKLVNEIIRALNDEVIDEIIW; encoded by the coding sequence ATGAAAGATACAAAAGCATTACTCCAACAATTAACAAACCTTAACGGGATTGCTGGACATGAATACAACGTTAAAAAGGTAATGAACGACCTTTTAGAACCGAATAGCGATGAAATGATTTATGACAATTTAGGTGGCGTATTCGGTAAGAAGCATTCCAAAACAGGTCAACGTACCATTATGATTGCTGGTCATTTGGATGAGATTGGCTTTATGATTACGAAAATAGATGACAACGGCTTTATTCGTTTTACACAAGTCGGAAGTTGGTGGAATCAAGTGATGTTATCACAAAAGGTAACGATTACGACAGATGAAGGCCGTCAAATTCGCGGTATTATCGGTTCGAAACCACCCCATGTCCTAACGCCTAAAGAACGTAAACGCCCAGTTGAGATGAAAAATATGTTTATTGATGTCGGCGCAAAAGATAAAGCTGAAGTCGAAGCGGCAGGCATTGAAATTGGGAATATGATTACGCCATATTCTGAATTTGAGACGTTATTAAATGAAGATTACATGACCGCGAAAGCATTTGACAATCGCTTTGGTTGCGCAGTTGCAGTCGACGTGATGGACGAGCTTAAAGGTGAGGACATCGATGTGAATTTAGTCGCAGGTGCGAATGTACAAGAAGAGGTTGGCTTACGTGGTTCTAAAGTTGCGGCGCATAAAGTGAAACCCGATTTAGCAATTGCGGTAGACGTCGGTGTCGCGTATGATACACCAGGATTAGAAAGTAATGGAGACACGAAAGTAGGAAATGGGCCAATCGTGTTAAATTTAGATGCCACAAACATTGGCCATGTCGGTTTAATTCGTCACGTGAAAAAGGTAGCCAAAGCCAATGGTATCGACTTACAATGGGATTCCATTCCAGGTGGCGGTACAGATGCCGGTAGTTTCCATACAGCGTTAGACGGTATTCCTTCTATCGCATTGTCACTGCCATTACGCTACATGCATTCAAATGTATCAATCCTGAGTCGCAAAGATTATCAAGCAGTCGTTAAGTTAGTAAATGAAATCATTCGTGCCTTAAATGATGAAGTAATCGACGAAATCATTTGGTAA
- a CDS encoding EamA family transporter has product MTQQHQKRWLGYLLVIIGASFWGVGGTVSQWLFQHANVDVTWFVAVRLMLSGLLLIGIAFISEGSKVFHIWRDKRSTAQILIYGLFGMLTVQYTFMVTISYGNAAVATLLQYLGLIFIIFYLVFKKVTKIGVKEIVAVLLALTGTFLLLTNGDIQNLQVPKLTIVWGLLSAIALAFYTIYPVKLLARWSSLTVVGWAMFIGGCALSSVHPPWQMDFTTWTLATYLYFGFAIIFGTMLAFWFYIDSLRYLHPHESGLLGTLEPLTALLTSVVWLHTTFGLWQLIGVACVILMVVVISVVQNK; this is encoded by the coding sequence ATGACACAACAACATCAAAAAAGGTGGTTAGGTTATTTATTAGTCATCATAGGCGCTTCATTTTGGGGTGTAGGTGGAACAGTCTCACAATGGCTTTTCCAACATGCAAATGTCGACGTGACATGGTTTGTAGCCGTTCGACTCATGCTCTCAGGGCTGTTATTAATCGGCATTGCTTTTATTTCAGAAGGTTCGAAAGTCTTTCACATTTGGCGCGATAAACGATCCACGGCGCAAATTTTAATTTACGGCTTATTCGGCATGCTTACCGTACAATATACCTTTATGGTCACTATCAGTTATGGTAATGCGGCAGTCGCGACATTATTACAATACCTAGGTCTCATTTTCATTATTTTTTATCTCGTTTTCAAGAAAGTCACAAAAATAGGTGTGAAAGAAATAGTTGCGGTATTACTCGCATTAACCGGTACATTTTTATTATTGACTAACGGTGATATTCAAAATCTACAAGTTCCGAAATTAACGATTGTATGGGGATTACTGTCAGCCATCGCACTCGCTTTTTATACCATTTATCCAGTGAAATTATTAGCACGATGGAGTTCACTGACTGTAGTCGGTTGGGCAATGTTCATCGGAGGGTGTGCATTAAGCTCCGTACATCCACCGTGGCAAATGGACTTTACAACTTGGACGTTAGCGACTTATCTCTATTTTGGATTTGCCATCATTTTTGGAACGATGCTCGCATTTTGGTTTTACATCGATAGCTTGCGATATTTACATCCACATGAATCAGGGCTATTAGGCACACTCGAACCATTAACAGCACTCTTAACATCTGTTGTTTGGTTACATACCACATTCGGATTGTGGCAACTCATCGGCGTCGCTTGCGTCATATTAATGGTCGTCGTCATCTCCGTAGTCCAAAACAAATAA
- a CDS encoding DUF4889 domain-containing protein: MKEKQTIGIVLIVAMLVVTVGVVVAMMLAGQKETYYGYMKDDTTAEKVVSESDKTVEENVKIPTDDDFRPEKGDFVKLVAKKDEPHVYIKKKIVSHDDVPHGLMMKIHDMH, translated from the coding sequence ATGAAAGAAAAACAAACGATAGGTATCGTGTTGATCGTAGCTATGTTAGTCGTTACAGTAGGAGTTGTTGTAGCGATGATGCTTGCAGGACAAAAGGAAACTTACTACGGTTATATGAAAGATGACACGACTGCTGAAAAAGTGGTGAGTGAGTCTGATAAAACTGTGGAAGAAAATGTGAAGATTCCGACTGATGATGATTTCAGACCTGAAAAGGGTGATTTTGTGAAGCTTGTTGCGAAAAAAGATGAGCCGCATGTATATATTAAGAAAAAGATAGTATCACATGATGATGTGCCGCATGGGTTGATGATGAAAATTCACGACATGCATTAG
- a CDS encoding CynX/NimT family MFS transporter has product MSEFNGHQKIQEQWLLVFGVILIAATLRAPLTAVGPVIQQIKTDLHINNGIAGLITTIPLIIFGIISPFVSRMLSKISMSRFLFLTLMLTIVALFIRILGGIPAFFIGTVLLGVSIALANVTLPAYAKWAFPTQIGIITGIYSATMNFTAGLGGGLSYPLSTVTSLSYRFSLVFWVAFAVIALVIWLPQLKQASDLASKQHDGLRKPIYRSKIAWAVALTMAFQSMMFYSIVAWYPSILVSKGIDPEMSGYFLMLNQFAQLPMTFTFPIIAAKMSTQRSLISIVAALMSVGFILLFFNNTWILLVAMILTGMGIGACFSLCMTMFSIRSKTTAGSMALSGFGQSVGYWVAAIGPFVLGMAHDMLNNWTVAIVLFLMMVVAVFCAGMIATQNKYIEDE; this is encoded by the coding sequence ATGTCTGAGTTCAATGGACATCAAAAAATTCAAGAGCAATGGCTACTCGTCTTCGGTGTTATTTTAATTGCGGCTACATTACGCGCGCCATTAACAGCCGTGGGACCGGTCATCCAACAAATTAAAACAGATTTACATATTAACAACGGAATTGCAGGTTTGATTACGACCATTCCACTCATTATTTTTGGTATTATATCGCCCTTTGTATCGCGTATGCTTTCAAAAATTTCGATGTCGCGTTTTTTATTTTTAACTTTAATGTTAACAATTGTAGCACTTTTCATTCGAATTTTGGGAGGTATTCCAGCATTTTTCATAGGGACAGTGTTACTCGGCGTATCGATTGCGCTGGCCAATGTGACTTTGCCGGCTTATGCGAAATGGGCTTTCCCGACACAAATAGGCATAATTACAGGCATTTATAGTGCAACGATGAACTTTACAGCGGGGCTAGGCGGGGGATTAAGTTATCCACTGTCTACTGTTACATCGTTATCATATCGCTTTTCACTCGTCTTTTGGGTCGCTTTTGCAGTGATCGCACTCGTGATATGGTTACCTCAGCTTAAACAAGCGTCTGATTTAGCTTCAAAACAGCATGATGGATTGAGAAAGCCTATTTATCGTTCAAAAATTGCATGGGCGGTGGCACTGACGATGGCGTTCCAATCTATGATGTTTTATAGTATCGTTGCTTGGTATCCGTCAATTTTAGTGAGTAAAGGCATTGATCCGGAAATGTCTGGTTACTTCTTAATGTTGAATCAATTTGCGCAATTACCGATGACGTTTACATTTCCGATTATTGCTGCAAAAATGTCGACACAAAGAAGTTTAATCAGCATTGTAGCAGCGCTGATGAGTGTAGGATTTATTTTGCTGTTTTTCAATAATACTTGGATATTACTTGTGGCGATGATTTTGACTGGTATGGGAATTGGCGCCTGCTTTAGTTTATGTATGACGATGTTTTCGATTCGTTCAAAAACAACAGCCGGCAGTATGGCTTTATCAGGTTTTGGTCAGTCAGTCGGCTATTGGGTAGCAGCGATTGGGCCTTTCGTACTTGGTATGGCACACGACATGTTGAATAATTGGACTGTCGCTATTGTGTTATTTTTAATGATGGTCGTAGCTGTATTTTGTGCAGGTATGATTGCTACTCAAAATAAATATATTGAAGATGAATAA
- a CDS encoding helix-turn-helix domain-containing protein gives MQGITIELMKQYTSSAYRVFNRIELFVSFEGVLTLELNGKKNHFYHQIAIINHNDIVKVKDAQAVAKISIPLHYFSEYQPHYLLGFFNQEKLSSHNIITTQIKKVITENNADKYFECFKPIIEILVNECFIVTGSVHVPRIQVKSILFNNIMDYVHQRPLSRLSLPELSEHFFVTESYISTLFNRYLNYTFKKYFVSLKIGLSIYHLLNTNESINQIALYYQFSNYNHYSKQFKRFIGVSPIAFRKQHQKQVIQVDVQPFDYQYFEGHLLDDHEKFNTNQPFSIYLNQSQQTRWLPSKQLLLEVQHMREMMQIFNSTSHAHTYQKTAPITLYFNATSWANITFDNLDEVECLSQLVQHHQYGIAYRISSMQSYEKFKLHFLQPLLQVLRQSAVDFNMSQLRFNLVLDDVTLLARDIKFIVREMNTLLESCQFTLLMHMPIQQRTLQLDTDFDYYMVDMVMVNSTSQSTSSSLQLEHPFHRQLKDWLEEYNLNQRPILLSGVNEWLFAQQEEKVHPREWLEIWLNMHHTVQGLTLPLICHQPEMHGYFDILGHQTTLQHLFHLMQPFNHSHSVVGRSYIVHESPLGYDILLFHPFQVQNDKKDLTYELYGTLELHQHLVAEYTYHPKYSNIDDILAKNTKGYYLPPQFISSIHAANQLLFNVQLHHFDESRYQTTLHSGHIKLICITKSQAQQQSDML, from the coding sequence ATGCAAGGCATCACTATTGAATTAATGAAACAGTACACATCTAGTGCATATCGTGTATTTAATCGTATAGAATTATTCGTTTCATTTGAAGGCGTCCTGACACTCGAGCTTAACGGTAAAAAGAATCACTTTTATCATCAAATTGCAATCATTAACCATAATGACATTGTTAAAGTTAAAGATGCACAAGCTGTCGCAAAAATCTCTATTCCATTACACTACTTCTCAGAATATCAACCACATTATTTATTAGGATTTTTCAATCAAGAAAAGTTATCATCTCACAATATAATCACCACACAAATAAAAAAAGTGATTACCGAAAATAATGCGGACAAATATTTCGAATGCTTCAAACCGATTATCGAAATATTGGTCAATGAATGTTTTATCGTTACAGGGTCAGTTCATGTTCCACGGATTCAAGTGAAAAGTATCTTATTTAATAACATCATGGATTATGTTCACCAAAGACCCCTTTCCCGATTATCTTTGCCAGAGTTAAGTGAGCACTTTTTTGTTACCGAATCATACATCTCAACATTGTTTAACAGATATTTAAATTATACGTTCAAAAAGTATTTTGTTTCACTGAAGATTGGCTTATCCATTTATCACTTACTGAACACGAATGAATCGATCAATCAGATTGCATTATACTATCAATTTAGTAATTACAATCATTATTCTAAACAATTCAAACGTTTCATTGGTGTCAGTCCAATTGCGTTTCGAAAACAGCATCAAAAGCAAGTCATTCAGGTCGACGTTCAGCCGTTTGATTATCAATATTTTGAAGGTCATTTACTCGATGATCATGAAAAATTTAATACAAATCAGCCGTTTAGCATTTATTTAAATCAATCCCAACAAACGCGATGGCTACCATCTAAACAGTTACTACTTGAAGTGCAACATATGCGTGAGATGATGCAGATTTTCAATTCAACTTCTCATGCGCATACTTATCAAAAAACAGCGCCTATCACACTGTACTTCAACGCAACGTCATGGGCGAATATCACATTTGATAACTTGGATGAGGTCGAATGTTTAAGCCAGTTAGTGCAGCACCATCAATATGGCATCGCGTATCGCATCTCATCTATGCAAAGTTATGAAAAGTTTAAATTGCACTTTTTACAACCATTATTACAAGTGCTACGCCAGTCTGCTGTTGATTTTAATATGTCACAGTTGCGTTTCAATCTCGTATTAGATGATGTGACACTTTTAGCACGTGACATCAAATTCATCGTTCGCGAGATGAATACATTACTGGAAAGTTGCCAATTCACTTTACTCATGCATATGCCGATTCAACAACGTACATTACAACTTGATACGGATTTTGATTATTATATGGTGGATATGGTAATGGTGAACAGCACTTCGCAATCAACATCTTCATCATTGCAACTGGAGCATCCTTTTCATCGACAACTTAAAGACTGGCTAGAAGAATACAACTTGAATCAACGCCCGATTTTATTATCCGGTGTCAATGAATGGTTATTTGCGCAACAAGAAGAGAAAGTACACCCAAGAGAATGGTTGGAAATTTGGTTGAATATGCATCATACTGTCCAAGGTTTAACTTTACCGCTCATCTGTCATCAGCCAGAAATGCACGGTTATTTCGATATACTTGGCCATCAAACCACCCTACAACATCTATTTCATTTAATGCAACCATTCAATCATTCGCATAGTGTGGTGGGGCGTTCCTATATCGTTCATGAATCTCCATTGGGGTATGATATTTTGTTGTTTCATCCGTTTCAAGTCCAAAATGACAAAAAGGATTTAACGTATGAGCTATACGGTACTTTAGAGTTACATCAACATTTAGTGGCAGAATATACGTATCATCCAAAATACAGTAACATCGATGACATCCTGGCAAAAAATACAAAAGGCTATTACTTGCCTCCACAGTTTATCTCATCCATTCATGCAGCGAATCAATTGTTATTTAATGTTCAGCTCCATCATTTTGATGAGTCACGTTATCAAACGACACTGCATTCTGGTCACATCAAATTAATTTGCATTACGAAAAGTCAAGCACAGCAACAATCAGATATGTTGTAA
- a CDS encoding magnesium transporter CorA family protein: MIRAYRNDADLRVVESENWEYAQWLNVVKPTQDEIQRLIDVYSFPQDFLEDALDSEESSRIEYDDDSDYSLIISDFPITKSGQYKLKSFTTLPLGIIIGKDIIVTVCAKSFHYFDHLIQKPINLKYKSQFALKVMYDMAAQYNRSLRLLNKERRQVEYNLQQRVTNQRLFLLSEIEKSLVYFLGSLKTNSSTIRHLFRLPAIKRFDDDEELLEDLKNEHQQAVETTELYLRIVESMSNSYASLLSNQLNTTMKTLTIFTVLLTLPTLVFSFFGMNVPLPIDTESGLSWLIIIVLSAVLVVVLFVFLWRNDKL; the protein is encoded by the coding sequence ATGATTCGTGCCTATCGTAATGACGCGGACCTCCGTGTAGTAGAAAGTGAAAACTGGGAATATGCACAGTGGCTTAATGTCGTTAAACCGACTCAAGATGAAATACAACGTCTAATTGATGTGTATAGTTTCCCTCAAGATTTCCTTGAAGATGCTTTAGATAGCGAAGAAAGTTCACGTATTGAGTATGATGACGATAGCGACTACTCATTAATTATTAGTGACTTCCCTATTACAAAATCAGGCCAATACAAGCTTAAAAGTTTTACAACATTGCCTTTGGGTATCATTATTGGTAAAGATATTATTGTGACCGTTTGTGCAAAGTCATTTCATTATTTTGATCACTTAATTCAAAAGCCGATTAACTTGAAGTATAAAAGTCAATTCGCCTTGAAAGTCATGTATGATATGGCGGCACAATATAATAGAAGTTTACGCTTACTAAATAAAGAGCGTCGTCAAGTGGAGTATAATTTACAACAACGCGTGACGAACCAACGTTTATTTTTATTAAGTGAAATTGAAAAAAGTCTCGTTTACTTTTTAGGTTCATTAAAAACCAATTCCTCAACGATTCGTCATCTGTTCCGCTTGCCGGCAATTAAACGGTTTGATGATGATGAAGAATTGTTAGAGGACTTGAAAAATGAGCACCAACAAGCTGTAGAAACGACTGAGCTTTATTTACGTATTGTGGAAAGTATGTCGAATTCATATGCGTCATTGCTTTCGAATCAGTTGAATACGACGATGAAGACGTTAACGATTTTTACGGTGTTGTTAACGTTGCCGACTTTGGTGTTTAGCTTTTTTGGGATGAATGTGCCATTGCCGATTGATACAGAAAGTGGCTTGTCTTGGTTGATTATTATTGTGCTTTCTGCGGTGCTTGTGGTTGTATTGTTTGTCTTTTTATGGCGGAATGATAAGCTTTGA
- a CDS encoding MarR family winged helix-turn-helix transcriptional regulator: MTQNNDYELFLFYYAYQTFTKTADDLIAEYDMSRQHHRFLFFINKLPGITTKKLLENLEISKQGSHATLKLLKSKGLIYDKPDLTDRRLKRLYPTPEGKALIKKLNRAQSDLFNRIKSEFGEDWYAIMEGFASYRQGYKDIRHLKQDIEEGDAT; encoded by the coding sequence ATGACTCAAAATAATGATTATGAACTATTTCTTTTTTATTACGCTTATCAAACATTTACTAAAACAGCTGATGATCTCATCGCTGAATATGATATGAGTCGTCAACACCATCGCTTTCTCTTTTTTATTAACAAATTGCCAGGCATTACTACTAAAAAATTGCTGGAGAATCTAGAAATTTCAAAACAAGGCTCACACGCGACACTCAAATTATTAAAATCAAAAGGTTTAATTTATGATAAACCGGATTTAACGGATCGTCGTTTGAAGAGACTTTATCCAACGCCAGAAGGTAAAGCGTTAATCAAAAAGTTAAATCGCGCACAAAGTGATTTATTTAATCGAATTAAGTCAGAGTTTGGTGAAGATTGGTATGCCATTATGGAAGGGTTTGCCTCCTATAGACAAGGCTACAAAGACATCAGACATTTAAAACAAGATATAGAAGAAGGTGACGCCACATGA
- a CDS encoding Na/Pi cotransporter family protein → MSVTEVIFSFLGGLGIFLYGLKVMGDGLQASAGDRLRNILNKYTSNPVLGVLAGMIVTILIQSSSGTTVITIGLVTAGFMTLKQAIGVIMGANIGTTVTAFIIGIDLGEYAMPILALGAFLIFFFKRSKINNIGRVLFGFGSLFFGLEFMGNAVKPLAELEGFRQLMLDMSSHTIYGILAGIGLTALVQSSSATIGILQEFYSQDLINLQGAIPVLLGDNIGTTITAILASLTGSLAAKRAAFVHVIFNVIGVLIFALLLPVVIPLIATIQDAWHLKPVMTIAFAHGAFNVTNTLIQLPFVGVLAWIVTKIVPGKDVTEDYKPQHLNKDLVYHAPGVALQETQKELQNVGNIVQSMLNDVHHPSQMDKKMIKNVQQKHQAVVTICDSIRNYLVRISTKNITRKDVERLAVMFDVNRSVLKVSELIEAYIDQVNRKKAREITLTDDAERGIDKLYRFVDESFTKAIETLDVYDTTKKDEVVERSREAFNIEHQLRKGHIKRLNRGECSTDGGLLYVDIIAILERIGYNSRNISEAMVGLNEDVSIEEEVVNV, encoded by the coding sequence ATGTCGGTAACTGAAGTCATCTTTTCGTTTTTAGGTGGCTTAGGTATCTTCCTGTATGGTTTAAAAGTAATGGGGGATGGTCTTCAAGCTTCTGCTGGAGATCGTTTGCGTAACATTTTAAATAAATATACCTCTAACCCAGTACTCGGTGTATTAGCAGGTATGATTGTGACAATATTAATTCAAAGTAGTTCAGGAACGACAGTGATAACAATTGGTTTGGTCACCGCTGGATTTATGACGTTGAAACAAGCGATTGGTGTCATTATGGGTGCCAACATTGGGACGACAGTGACCGCGTTTATTATCGGTATTGATTTAGGGGAGTATGCAATGCCGATTTTAGCATTAGGTGCGTTTCTTATCTTCTTTTTTAAACGTTCAAAAATCAATAATATCGGGCGAGTTTTATTCGGCTTCGGTTCACTATTCTTCGGTCTTGAGTTTATGGGAAATGCAGTGAAACCATTAGCCGAATTGGAAGGATTTAGACAGCTGATGCTCGATATGTCCTCACATACGATTTATGGGATTTTAGCTGGAATAGGTTTAACGGCACTTGTGCAAAGTTCGAGTGCGACAATTGGGATTTTACAAGAATTTTATAGTCAAGATTTAATCAATTTACAAGGTGCGATTCCGGTACTGTTAGGTGATAATATCGGAACGACGATTACAGCAATATTAGCAAGTTTGACGGGCTCACTCGCTGCAAAACGAGCGGCATTTGTCCATGTCATTTTTAATGTCATCGGTGTGCTCATCTTTGCGTTATTACTCCCCGTCGTCATCCCACTGATAGCGACAATTCAAGACGCATGGCATTTAAAACCAGTGATGACGATTGCATTTGCACACGGCGCATTTAATGTGACGAACACACTCATTCAATTACCATTTGTTGGTGTATTAGCTTGGATTGTAACGAAAATTGTACCAGGTAAAGATGTCACAGAAGATTATAAGCCGCAACATTTAAACAAAGATTTAGTGTATCATGCACCGGGTGTTGCGTTACAAGAGACGCAAAAAGAGCTGCAAAACGTTGGGAATATCGTACAATCTATGCTTAATGATGTACATCATCCATCTCAAATGGATAAAAAAATGATTAAAAATGTGCAACAAAAACATCAAGCTGTCGTGACGATTTGTGACAGTATACGCAATTATCTTGTGCGTATTTCGACTAAAAATATTACTCGGAAAGATGTTGAACGATTGGCTGTGATGTTTGATGTGAATCGTTCCGTTTTGAAAGTGTCCGAACTAATTGAAGCGTATATTGATCAAGTGAACCGTAAAAAAGCGAGAGAGATTACGTTAACAGATGATGCTGAGCGTGGCATTGATAAACTGTATCGCTTTGTTGATGAATCATTTACGAAAGCGATTGAAACATTAGATGTATATGATACGACGAAGAAGGATGAAGTGGTCGAGCGGAGTCGTGAAGCATTCAATATTGAACATCAGCTCCGTAAAGGTCATATTAAACGATTGAATCGTGGTGAATGTTCAACTGACGGTGGCTTGCTCTATGTAGATATTATTGCCATATTAGAGCGTATCGGTTATAACTCACGAAATATTTCAGAAGCCATGGTTGGTTTGAATGAAGATGTATCAATTGAAGAAGAAGTTGTGAACGTATAG